The genomic DNA AGATTTGGAACGCTGAAATATCAAACAAGCTTCTTTTTGAGAACCAGAAAAACTACAAAACTCAATATACCCAAAGACACTAGAAGCATTGCAAAAATTTTAGGATTTCTCTCAGATATCGTTGGTCGGGAAGTTGTAGTTATCGGAGTATTCGGCTCTATTACAGAAAGATACAAGTCTTTCCTCATGGTTTCATTTCCCTTCTTGGCGACTATGTAAAGGTTAATGCTCTCGTTTAACGTCAAAATTATTTCCCCTTCGTTGGACTTAGCGAAGTTAGAGTCAATTATCTCTCCATTCGTGTACCAGTATATCGTCACTTTCTCTCCTTTATCAAACACCTGCCCGAGGTGTTCTTCTTCAAGATTATGAAGAGTGGCTCATTAAAGTTAGACCTAGCTGCTTTTATTATCCTGTAGATAACTCTCATTTTCTCCCAATTCACTGTTTTCCAGTCATCAAGGAATATTCCGCCAGTATCGCCACTTTCGGGATTTAGACACCAGTAAAAGAAGTTGTAAATTCCCTTTTTGATTAATCAGTCGGAGAAAGCATCCTGCCAGACTTTGTCCTTACCAGTGTATTTCCCACCCCACTCCCCAATAACGAGGGTATAGTTGAGGCTCGTCAAGTAACCGAAGTGCGTCTCCCATATCTGAGGCATGTTCTTGGGGAAGTCTGGGGAATCGAAGTAGGGCATGTTGTAAACGCTGGGCCCATAAACGTGAGGAGAATAGACTACCTTGTCCCTGGGTAACCTAATGGGATAGTACTTGACTCCCATTAAGTTCTCTCCCCAAAATGTCCACCAGCCTTTCTCCTTCATCACCCTATCAATCTCAGGAACGTGAGTATACTGGATCCCCTCAACGAAAATCAGCCAGTGAGGAGCAACTTTGAGTATAGCCTTGCCAGCCCTCTCAGTAAACAACCTAAAATCTGTATTATCTCCAGTTCCCCAAAATGCCTCATCGTGAGGTTCATTCTTTATGTCGGCCCCAATAACGTTTGGATACCTCCCGAACTTCTTCGCTAAAAACACCCAATCTTGGATGTACTGCTCTTCGCTGTAGTTATCGGTGTACCACAAGGGCTCAATTTCAGTGTAGCCAATCCTATGATAGTCAAGGAGCACGTAAATGCCAAGTCTATTGGCCTCTTGAATTATCTTTTCCATTATCTCCAAGCCAGTTAGGTTTCTTAAATCAGGGTTTAACTCATAGTTTATCATGTTAGGATTGGGCATCGCACCGTGAATGGTTTCACTACAGAAGGGAAGCCTAATAGCATTAAAACCAAGCCTCTTAACGTCTTTGAGGATATTTTTCCAGTTTCTGACGTTTAAGCCATAAACGATGTGATCCTTAAGCTCAAAACCAAACCAACTAACCCCAAACAGGTAGATTCTCTCCCTTTCTCCGGTTGTCATGTTAACTTTGTATATGTTACCATTAACTGCCTCATAGTAAATAGGAGATGCAAAAACTGGGGTCGACACAATGTAATATAATAATTCATGATTCCTTTTCACTAATAAAATGTCGATGCCAGATCAGAAAAAACTTTAAAGGTGATACTCCAACCCATGGAGGGGTTTCGCCATGAGGAGGGATCGACTTTGCTAAACTCCCAAGGTCTGCCATTCTAGTACTTCAAGCGTTAGAGAGACCAATGTCTTCTAAAGAGCTGGCAAAAGCAACGAACCTTTCTGAAAGAACCGTTCGCCACGCATTGAAGGTTTTAAAGGATTCTGGTATGATCAGAGAAATCTACCTCTTAGAAGATGCTAGGAAAAGATTATATGCACTAAATCCTGGGCTTAAATTAGAGCACATTCATGACGGAATCAAGATTAGTGCGCTCTAGCTCTTCTTCAAATTTTATGCCCAGTTCGAGGATCTCTTCAGGTGTTATAGTTACTCCATCTTCGGCATTTATTCCTGGGCAACTCTCATCGTAATAGAGCCAATATTTTACTCCATTAACCTCTACAGGCTCTTCACCTTCAACTCCAAGGGACTTCCTTGACACCATAAATGGGTAGATCCTACAGATAAGGGGCCTGTGTGGGTGAACTTTACACTTCCCCGTCTCGGGATCGTGGAAGATGCAACCAAGATCCCACTCCCTAACCGATAGGACGAACCTTATCTTCCCATTCTCTATTGAAAAAGTTAAGAATCCCTGGGGATCGTAGCCAGCTTTAATTAGCCTCTCAATGTCCTTGTAGGTTAGATAAACATGCCTACCCCTGCAACAGTCTAGGCAAAAGAGGCACTTGAACTTAACAGGCTTAAGGAATGGCTTAGGCCTGAACCTCAAGCCCTATCCTCCCTAACCTTTTCTTGAGCGACTATCATCAACCCCTGCCCCAGGAGGAACATTGCATAGCCAAATTCATTTCTCTCCTTGTACTTCGAATCTATCATCTCCATTATCCTACTAACGCTGTCAAGCTTCCCCTCCAAGAGAAGGAGGATCTGCTTTGTTACGAACATCTTTATCTCTTTAGCCTTCCATTCTGAAATTCCAATGGCCTCATTAACCGTTTCACTATCATGCTTGAACTCCATACCGAGCACCACTTAGGATTCGTTCCTGGGTTTATCACCTTTTCTAGGTATATCAAGTGTTAAGGTGGGCATCAAACTTATCGCTCTTTCCGTAGTCCGCGTAAGCCCTGTCGAGCCTCTTGCTCACGTAGGGCCCGTCCTTCCTGTAGCCGAACCTACGGTAGTACTCCCTAACTCCAACCCCGCTTATCACGAGAATCTTCTTCGCATCGAACTCTTCCCTCGCTATCCTCTCAGCCTCAGCCAACAGCTCCCTGCCGTAGCCCCTGTGTTGCCACTCGTACTTGGGCTTCTCCCCTATTGGAACCAGAGGACCATAAACGTGGAGCTCCCTGACTATGGCTGAAGGACAGCAGTTTATCTCCTTTCTGTGAGCCTTTTCGCTCGGGATCCTCAGGCGGAGGAAGCCTATGAGGATGTCGTTCTTTACATCCTCAAAGCTGAGGAATATCTCCGTTCCGCCTGCAGCCTCGTAATCTTCCCTCAGCAGCTTGATGTGCTCTACCTCGGGAATCTTCCCGAACTTCTGCATCTGATGTCCAACTTCCCTGAACCTTATCTCCCTCGGCCTTATTCCCCTCCTAACTAGTTCCTCAAAGACGAGCTGCCCGAGGTTGGAGTGCTTAACCCCAGCAACTATCAGGTGAGCGGGAATGTCCCTTTGGATCCTCATGACCCTGACCCACTTTGGGAAGATCTTATAGGCCTCGACTAAGAGCTCAAGGGCTTCCTGGGTTGTGTAGGGCCTGTAAAGACCGGCCTTGTACCAAGCGTACAGGGGAGCATCCCTAGTAACAAGCGTTGGATAAATTTTCAACATGTCAGGCCTGAACTTTGGATCCTCAAAGATCGTTTTAAAGGTGTATAGATCCCTCTCAAAGTTGCTCCCAGGAAGGCCTGGCATTATGTGGTAGTTAATCTTCAACCCAGCATCCCTCAACAGCTGCGTGGCCTTAACTATCTCTTCAACTCCGTGACCCCTCCTCGTCCTCTCATGGATGAAGTTGAATATAGTCTGCACTCCAAGCTCAACCCTCGTCGTTCCAAAGGCGAGCATTCTGTCTATCTGCTTCTCAAAGGCCCAATCTGGCCTAGTTTCGATAGTTAAGCCAACCATCCTAACTTTGGCCTTCTCGTTCTTCCTCTGCTCATCCTCAAGATAGTAGTAGGGCTTCCTATGAGTCCTCTCCCAGGCCTTCTTAAACTTAGGGTCCTCTTCAAATACGGACTTGTCTTTCTGAAGGATAAGCCTTACAAGCTTCTCCTCAAGGTTCTCTATATCCTTGAAGTAGGGGAAGTCGTTCATCGCCTTAAAGGCGCACTTGATGAACCACTCCTGATAGTCCAAGTCAACGGCAGGGAAAGTTCCTCCCTGGATTA from Pyrococcus kukulkanii includes the following:
- a CDS encoding helix-turn-helix domain-containing protein; the encoded protein is MLVLQALERPMSSKELAKATNLSERTVRHALKVLKDSGMIREIYLLEDARKRLYALNPGLKLEHIHDGIKISAL
- a CDS encoding glycoside hydrolase family 5 protein, translated to MKRNHELLYYIVSTPVFASPIYYEAVNGNIYKVNMTTGERERIYLFGVSWFGFELKDHIVYGLNVRNWKNILKDVKRLGFNAIRLPFCSETIHGAMPNPNMINYELNPDLRNLTGLEIMEKIIQEANRLGIYVLLDYHRIGYTEIEPLWYTDNYSEEQYIQDWVFLAKKFGRYPNVIGADIKNEPHDEAFWGTGDNTDFRLFTERAGKAILKVAPHWLIFVEGIQYTHVPEIDRVMKEKGWWTFWGENLMGVKYYPIRLPRDKVVYSPHVYGPSVYNMPYFDSPDFPKNMPQIWETHFGYLTSLNYTLVIGEWGGKYTGKDKVWQDAFSD
- a CDS encoding YkgJ family cysteine cluster protein; amino-acid sequence: MRFRPKPFLKPVKFKCLFCLDCCRGRHVYLTYKDIERLIKAGYDPQGFLTFSIENGKIRFVLSVREWDLGCIFHDPETGKCKVHPHRPLICRIYPFMVSRKSLGVEGEEPVEVNGVKYWLYYDESCPGINAEDGVTITPEEILELGIKFEEELERTNLDSVMNVL
- a CDS encoding tRNA uridine(34) 5-carboxymethylaminomethyl modification radical SAM/GNAT enzyme Elp3; translated protein: MGEFEKAVEEIVRILLRGEIKDREELNKLKIEVSRKYHLPRLPRNSEIWRALPKDRREEFRDLLKKKPTRTISGVAVVAMMTKPFPCPHGRCIYCPGGPAVGSPQSYTGKEPSALRAAQYGYHPYIIMMARLKQLYDIGHPIDKVEVIIQGGTFPAVDLDYQEWFIKCAFKAMNDFPYFKDIENLEEKLVRLILQKDKSVFEEDPKFKKAWERTHRKPYYYLEDEQRKNEKAKVRMVGLTIETRPDWAFEKQIDRMLAFGTTRVELGVQTIFNFIHERTRRGHGVEEIVKATQLLRDAGLKINYHIMPGLPGSNFERDLYTFKTIFEDPKFRPDMLKIYPTLVTRDAPLYAWYKAGLYRPYTTQEALELLVEAYKIFPKWVRVMRIQRDIPAHLIVAGVKHSNLGQLVFEELVRRGIRPREIRFREVGHQMQKFGKIPEVEHIKLLREDYEAAGGTEIFLSFEDVKNDILIGFLRLRIPSEKAHRKEINCCPSAIVRELHVYGPLVPIGEKPKYEWQHRGYGRELLAEAERIAREEFDAKKILVISGVGVREYYRRFGYRKDGPYVSKRLDRAYADYGKSDKFDAHLNT